A genomic window from Fusarium falciforme chromosome 2, complete sequence includes:
- a CDS encoding HET domain-containing protein: MPDMGKLPAKRPPTTVYSSAVEKRSEKASSFHYEPLDPARRELRLLELYPGKPGSRVITRLFNVSLDEKPVFEALSYTWGPSRPTYDIFVNGAKFPVGRNLRKALDDLRHASEPRVIWTDAICINQPDNAEKEHQIKLMQTIYATAQAVCAWLDHNVQPITSVFKDLENLGKGVELDDFHDPSYWYPVADIFRNPYWRRLWIQQELILAPKIQVYCRRDAFDGAQLLQVQDKVGVIKREMVQFTGPLSELSRYIDGSTKDSFTPEILGGGILRARESLLKDRQVHREKDLERFKITRDILGSSLLHLFLQASGLNMTEPRDRVYGVLGLAADIDQAAFWVDYQAPIINIYSQVFSLFLDKYHDLSFLAFEGNHAPNATSDREGLPTWMPHATINWGPINASRACGTTRATRASINQATLTLSAEGLLVDTVSFVGDREEAGGRPILEWLQKLEGYCRRVWPDAAESPLYEKDEVTSLLFSWLRDQRYRAMYHQDKPTPARRVSLLRALYLAATKVEQQEFSLRHVVFGGYTPTDVLSRDERAALIPMLHISYVVFVGTSGGWLGTLDKDCGVKSGDQVWILFGCRIPVILRPIPNTTNRFTVVGYGIFPGLMWREAIKEEEESTSMKLKGTRIEID; encoded by the coding sequence ATGCCTGATATGGGAAAGCTACCAGCAAAGCGACCACCGACGACGGTATACTCGTCGGCTGTCGAAAAGAGGTCGGAAAAAGCCTCATCGTTCCATTACGAGCCTCTGGATCCAGCAAGACGAGAATTACGACTTTTGGAGCTATACCCTGGTAAGCCTGGTAGTAGGGTTATCACGCGTCTGTTCAACGTCTCTTTGGATGAGAAGCCCGTTTTCGAGGCACTCAGCTACACATGGGGACCATCTCGGCCAACCTACGACATCTTTGTCAATGGCGCCAAGTTCCCCGTAGGCCGAAATCTCAGGAAAGCTCTGGATGACCTGCGACACGCAAGCGAGCCTCGCGTTATCTGGACGGATGCCATCTGCATCAACCAGCCCGACAACGCCGAGAAGGAGCATCAGATTAAGTTGATGCAAACGATATACGCCACTGCGCAAGCTGTTTGTGCTTGGCTTGATCACAACGTACAGCCTATCACATCTGTGTTTAAAGACTTGGAAAACCTTGGCAAAGGGGTAGAGCTTGACGACTTTCACGATCCATCGTATTGGTACCCGGTCGCGGACATCTTTCGCAACCCATACTGGCGTCGATTGTGGATACAGCAAGAATTGATACTTGCTCCAAAGATTCAGGTGTATTGTCGCCGAGATGCTTTTGACGGGGCGCAGTTGTTGCAAGTCCAGGACAAAGTGGGTGTCATCAAGCGCGAGATGGTTCAATTCACCGGCCCTTTGTCTGAGCTTTCTCGCTACATAGACGGGAGCACAAAAGACTCTTTTACCCCCGAGATTTTGGGAGGCGGCATACTACGTGCCAGGGAGAGTCTGCTCAAGGATCGTCAGGTTCACAGGGAGAAAGACCTGGAACGTTTCAAGATAACCCGAGACATCCTTGGATCGTCATTGTTACATCTATTCCTCCAGGCATCTGGCTTGAACATGACTGAGCCCAGAGATCGTGTCTATGGTGTCTTAGGACTTGCCGCAGACATAGACCAGGCCGCGTTTTGGGTTGACTATCAGgctcccatcatcaacataTACTCTCAAGTATTCAGTCTTTTCCTGGACAAATATCACGACCTCTCATTTCTGGCCTTCGAAGGAAACCACGCACCCAACGCTACTTCGGATCGAGAGGGCCTCCCAACCTGGATGCCGCATGCTACCATCAACTGGGGGCCCATCAATGCGAGTCGGGCTTGTGGTACTACTCGAGCGACCCGCGCTTCTATCAATCAAGCTACTTTGACTCTCTCCGCAGAAGGACTTTTAGTTGACACCGTCTCCTTTGTAGGAGACCGGGAGGAAGCAGGTGGTCGGCCCATTCTTGAGTGGTTGCAAAAGCTGGAAGGATACTGTCGACGTGTTTGGCCAGATGCGGCCGAGTCACCCCTCTACGAGAAAGATGAAGTCACGTCGTTGTTATTCTCATGGTTGAGAGATCAGCGTTACCGTGCCATGTACCACCAGGATAAACCAACGCCAGCGAGGAGAGTCTCATTGCTTCGGGCGCTGTACCTGGCAGCAACCAAGGTGGAGCAGCAGGAATTTAGTCTCCGACACGTCGTTTTTGGAGGATACACGCCCACAGATGTTTTATCGAGAGACGAGAGGGCGGCATTGATACCAATGCTTCATATCAGCTACGTGGTATTCGTAGGGACATCAGGTGGATGGTTGGGCACTCTAGATAAAGATTGCGGTGTCAAGTCAGGAGACCAGGTCTGGATTCTATTTGGCTGCCGGATCCCGGTCATTCTACGACCAATCCCTAATACGACGAACCGATTTACTGTAGTCGGATACGGGATTTTTCCAGGGCTAATGTGGAGAGAGGctatcaaggaggaggaggagagtaCAAGCATGAAACTCAAAGGCACACGAATTGAGATAGACTAA